In Sulfurisphaera javensis, a single genomic region encodes these proteins:
- a CDS encoding zinc ribbon domain-containing protein, whose product MQKTYTGRYVNIPLLAQEINNLFLSEGWESQTMQLSTPMMQPGMPQYYDYEIRAMKKGHLHHVEEVIVRIRGYPNEFSIIVEEEHIGPLGRDLINHRLIGTIDKQISDGMYDMPMPMQQSMQQMMPQQTPSPQMSMPQMQQGIKCPQCGYLNPPGAKFCLNCGTKLF is encoded by the coding sequence ATGCAGAAAACATATACTGGAAGATATGTTAATATTCCACTTTTAGCGCAAGAAATTAATAATCTCTTCTTAAGTGAAGGATGGGAAAGCCAGACAATGCAATTATCTACACCAATGATGCAACCTGGAATGCCACAATACTATGATTATGAAATTAGGGCAATGAAAAAAGGTCACCTTCATCATGTTGAAGAAGTTATAGTTAGAATTAGGGGATATCCTAATGAATTCTCTATTATCGTTGAGGAAGAACATATAGGACCCTTAGGAAGAGATCTAATTAATCATAGACTTATTGGAACTATTGATAAACAAATAAGCGACGGAATGTATGATATGCCAATGCCTATGCAACAGTCAATGCAACAAATGATGCCACAACAAACACCTTCTCCACAGATGAGTATGCCACAAATGCAACAAGGAATAAAATGTCCTCAGTGTGGCTATTTAAATCCCCCTGGTGCTAAATTCTGTTTAAACTGTGGAACAAAGTTATTTTAG
- a CDS encoding MFS transporter — MDKRNLVLSIVVLGTMMAAVDSTIVILALPVIVQDLHTDFFTAIWIIILYIFVVLVLTTQLGRLGDRVGRDKVYNWGFVVFTIGSALCGASPSIGSLIAFRGLQSLGGAMMQSTGGAVIADTFPPNQRGKAYGYTSIGWNVGAILGIILGGIITTFIGWRYIFYINVPIGIIASILSFRYIKSTQTIKQQFDIVGTILLTISLSLISYGAADIAGEGLVLKNEILIILGLIVFVSFIFSERKAKNPIIDFTIFQNRVLTYSLFASFFQSLGYLSVAFIIIMYLQGVRGLSPFEASLLLVPGYVIASMIAPFTGRLSDKIGARIPATLGMAFMLLAIFVYITIATGVNTPLVNIIIASVIGGIGSSLFYPANNSAIMANARKGIYGGVSGLQRTLANMGLLLSYVIAIAISSLTVPRYVAFEVFLGTYNGKIPAQFISGIHSALLLGSFILAIGLVLSALRGKEVRSEVS; from the coding sequence ATGGATAAAAGGAATCTAGTTCTATCAATTGTAGTCCTTGGAACTATGATGGCTGCTGTCGATAGCACAATAGTTATATTAGCTTTGCCAGTTATTGTGCAAGATTTACACACTGATTTCTTTACAGCTATCTGGATAATAATTCTTTACATCTTCGTTGTTCTTGTGTTAACTACTCAATTAGGTAGACTAGGAGATAGAGTTGGGAGAGATAAAGTGTATAACTGGGGATTTGTTGTTTTCACAATTGGTTCGGCATTATGTGGTGCTTCTCCTTCAATAGGATCATTAATAGCATTTAGAGGTTTACAGTCTTTAGGAGGAGCCATGATGCAGTCTACTGGTGGAGCAGTAATTGCAGATACTTTTCCACCAAATCAAAGGGGTAAAGCTTATGGTTATACTTCAATTGGTTGGAATGTTGGTGCAATATTGGGAATAATTTTGGGAGGTATAATAACAACGTTCATCGGCTGGAGATATATATTTTACATTAATGTACCTATCGGAATTATAGCATCAATACTTAGTTTTAGATACATAAAATCCACACAAACCATAAAGCAACAGTTTGATATAGTAGGTACAATATTACTAACAATATCGCTTTCTCTTATAAGTTATGGTGCAGCGGATATAGCTGGAGAAGGATTAGTACTGAAGAACGAGATATTAATAATTTTAGGTCTAATAGTATTTGTTAGTTTTATATTTAGTGAGAGAAAAGCCAAAAATCCAATTATTGACTTTACAATATTTCAAAATAGAGTTTTAACATATTCGTTATTTGCATCATTCTTTCAAAGTCTAGGTTATTTGTCAGTTGCATTTATTATAATAATGTATCTTCAAGGAGTTAGAGGATTAAGTCCATTTGAAGCATCATTATTGTTAGTTCCAGGTTATGTAATAGCTAGTATGATAGCCCCTTTTACTGGAAGACTTTCAGATAAAATAGGTGCAAGAATACCAGCTACTTTAGGAATGGCTTTTATGCTTTTAGCAATCTTTGTTTACATAACTATTGCTACTGGAGTAAACACACCATTAGTTAATATAATAATAGCAAGTGTAATAGGAGGAATCGGTTCATCTTTATTTTATCCAGCTAACAATAGTGCAATTATGGCAAATGCAAGAAAAGGAATTTATGGGGGAGTTTCTGGGTTACAAAGGACATTAGCTAATATGGGCTTACTTTTAAGTTATGTTATAGCTATAGCTATATCTTCCTTAACTGTTCCAAGATATGTAGCATTTGAAGTCTTTTTAGGTACTTATAATGGTAAAATACCCGCTCAGTTTATTTCTGGTATCCATTCTGCTCTTTTACTGGGATCATTTATATTAGCAATAGGTTTAGTGCTTTCAGCGTTAAGAGGAAAAGAAGTAAGGAGTGAAGTTAGCTAA
- a CDS encoding transporter: MLKLKLEDINMTTKMMEQKSNAIESFLAYTLPTYILVLPTFVINQLNLPTWIAFTIASIPFSGRIAGALIYQYLLKILGSRIVIYLSFSSLGILSATDGIFHNAIYLLISRFLIGVFFGISTSIAINEALLTRSKFITSLTMSGWAVGWMGGSIAYALLHYWELIAISGLITLPFTLTYKSNIKTSNVRYQFPPLLAILTYFLAFEPAFALTLAPYVLEKLGDDVLVYMIISYSLSIPIYLLGAKLERFLSMLLVGIIVSGILFFYFNISEALFIFTALGLGINAIAPTIAQRYGANPLNAGIALNIAAIGGTIIPIVFSNSIKSISILTLITMIILLFLERARKEEKITI; the protein is encoded by the coding sequence ATGCTTAAATTAAAATTGGAAGATATAAATATGACAACAAAAATGATGGAACAAAAATCTAATGCAATAGAATCTTTCTTAGCCTATACTTTGCCTACATACATTCTTGTTTTACCAACATTCGTAATTAACCAACTAAACTTACCTACATGGATTGCTTTTACAATAGCGTCTATACCTTTTAGTGGAAGAATTGCTGGTGCTTTAATTTATCAATACTTGCTCAAAATTCTAGGATCTAGAATAGTAATTTATTTGTCATTTTCATCTTTGGGTATTCTATCAGCAACAGACGGAATATTTCATAATGCAATTTATCTTTTAATTTCAAGATTTTTAATAGGTGTGTTCTTCGGTATATCTACATCTATAGCAATAAATGAGGCATTATTAACAAGAAGTAAATTTATTACCAGCTTAACGATGAGTGGCTGGGCTGTAGGATGGATGGGTGGAAGTATAGCTTATGCCTTGCTCCATTATTGGGAATTAATAGCAATAAGTGGCCTTATAACTTTACCATTTACGTTGACTTATAAAAGTAACATAAAGACAAGTAATGTAAGATATCAATTTCCTCCTTTACTAGCTATTTTAACTTATTTCCTAGCATTTGAACCAGCATTCGCATTGACTTTAGCTCCTTACGTATTAGAAAAACTTGGGGACGATGTTTTAGTATACATGATAATAAGCTATTCTTTATCAATCCCCATATATTTATTGGGTGCAAAACTTGAGAGATTTCTTAGTATGCTGCTTGTAGGTATTATAGTATCAGGAATACTTTTCTTTTATTTCAATATTTCAGAAGCATTATTCATATTTACAGCTTTAGGGCTTGGAATTAATGCTATTGCCCCAACAATAGCACAAAGATACGGCGCAAATCCATTAAATGCGGGAATAGCATTAAATATTGCTGCTATTGGAGGAACAATAATACCTATAGTTTTTAGTAATAGCATAAAAAGTATATCAATATTAACTTTAATTACAATGATTATATTACTATTTTTAGAAAGAGCTAGAAAAGAAGAAAAAATTACAATTTAG
- a CDS encoding metallopeptidase TldD-related protein: MNEDLQKILDNLKEHEEVAVGKFRVRRLLIKFVYSEIVEVQRLIEENIGILVRKGSKFVVLFFTGKVDVNKIKETFNVVKESSIYPIISDNDREIKSISSSPLKDVIEKGEISTVTNEIYSSEYPISGIISVNENTISLVTSKGFNGLTVTYSADGYVRAFNKNYSGQWAFYSDSLSPLKESIKQANILASIDGEVKISDGKYNVVLSPLVVGNLMSDFAYFSSAFSVFTGSSFLYNVKVGDKVANEKVSIYDVPRKLNAREFDDEATFTYDKPIVENGEFKTLLYNNEMAKMMNAKTTGNAGIINPVSFGIEVKNGDISFESLLSGNVIFINNNWYTRYQNYLEGAFSTVCRDAVIVYKDGKPIGNAGRIRISDYLPRILKNVEEVSKESFSVKWWDSPLPTIAPYIFVKDVNITKA, encoded by the coding sequence ATGAATGAAGATCTTCAAAAGATATTAGATAATTTAAAAGAACATGAAGAAGTCGCTGTAGGAAAATTTAGAGTAAGAAGATTGTTAATAAAATTCGTATATAGTGAGATCGTTGAAGTGCAAAGATTGATCGAAGAGAACATAGGAATATTAGTAAGGAAAGGAAGCAAGTTTGTTGTCTTATTCTTTACTGGAAAAGTCGATGTAAATAAAATTAAGGAAACTTTTAATGTTGTTAAGGAATCATCAATTTATCCCATTATTAGCGATAACGATAGGGAGATAAAATCAATTTCTTCCTCTCCATTGAAAGATGTCATAGAGAAAGGAGAAATATCTACAGTAACAAATGAGATTTATTCTTCAGAATATCCTATCTCTGGGATAATCAGCGTAAATGAGAACACTATCTCTTTAGTTACCTCTAAAGGCTTTAATGGACTAACCGTAACTTATTCTGCTGATGGTTATGTAAGAGCATTTAACAAAAATTATAGTGGGCAATGGGCATTTTATTCTGACTCTTTATCTCCATTAAAAGAAAGTATAAAGCAAGCTAATATTTTAGCTTCTATAGATGGTGAGGTAAAAATAAGTGATGGAAAGTATAACGTTGTATTATCTCCTTTGGTTGTAGGTAATTTAATGAGTGATTTCGCTTACTTTTCTTCAGCATTTAGTGTTTTTACTGGTTCATCCTTTTTATATAATGTAAAAGTTGGTGATAAAGTTGCTAATGAAAAAGTCAGCATTTATGATGTCCCAAGAAAGTTAAATGCTAGGGAATTTGATGACGAGGCAACCTTTACATATGATAAGCCAATTGTAGAAAATGGAGAGTTTAAGACATTACTTTACAATAACGAAATGGCTAAAATGATGAATGCTAAAACTACTGGCAATGCTGGAATTATAAATCCAGTATCTTTTGGAATTGAAGTTAAGAACGGCGATATATCTTTTGAATCATTACTATCTGGTAATGTTATCTTCATAAATAACAATTGGTATACTAGGTACCAGAATTACTTAGAGGGAGCATTTTCTACAGTATGTAGGGATGCTGTTATTGTATATAAAGATGGTAAACCAATAGGAAACGCTGGCAGAATAAGAATTTCCGATTATTTACCTAGGATTCTGAAAAATGTGGAAGAGGTATCTAAAGAGAGCTTTTCAGTAAAATGGTGGGATTCTCCTTTACCAACAATTGCTCCCTATATCTTTGTTAAAGATGTTAATATAACTAAGGCATGA
- a CDS encoding PIN domain-containing protein, protein MKVLIDTSFILPILGIEVEGVEDEIKKFPSHEIYYTEISILESFWVIKRIEKKTKIDMKRVKEGLRSLRLFKLVKIPFNAYVNAYKLKEKHSDFIDLLLYFTAKYYSLKFLTLDRKIKELDTSSIVIDSLS, encoded by the coding sequence ATGAAAGTACTAATTGATACTTCATTTATTTTACCAATTTTAGGAATTGAAGTTGAAGGAGTAGAAGATGAAATAAAGAAATTTCCTTCCCACGAGATTTATTACACAGAAATTTCCATTCTTGAAAGTTTTTGGGTAATAAAGAGAATAGAGAAGAAAACGAAAATAGATATGAAAAGAGTAAAAGAAGGACTTAGAAGTTTAAGATTATTTAAATTAGTTAAGATACCCTTCAATGCATATGTTAACGCATACAAATTAAAAGAGAAACATTCTGACTTTATCGATTTACTACTTTATTTCACAGCTAAATATTACTCTCTTAAGTTCCTTACTTTAGATAGAAAAATAAAGGAGTTAGATACTTCCTCTATAGTTATCGATTCGTTAAGCTAA
- a CDS encoding XdhC family protein: MNIVIFASSREAEMEEPVFCDRDSVRVDISKCSGKSISVAPFIAKYLKDLGFYVTVVDPFADDTSYDADKIIKGTSFQVPDEIVKDSYVIVATRHVYDTWAIMKSILGGAKEIAVIMSIKRAKVIMQRLLQAGISKEQLKKLRIPAGLDIGAKSEKEIALSIVAEILAVTRNATGRPLSEVKEFYKVVEDLK; this comes from the coding sequence ATGAATATAGTTATATTTGCTTCAAGTAGAGAGGCAGAAATGGAAGAACCAGTTTTTTGCGATAGAGATAGTGTAAGAGTTGATATTTCTAAATGTTCTGGTAAAAGCATCTCTGTTGCACCATTTATTGCAAAATATCTTAAAGATTTGGGATTTTATGTGACTGTTGTTGATCCTTTTGCTGATGATACCTCCTATGATGCTGATAAAATAATAAAAGGTACAAGCTTTCAAGTACCTGATGAAATTGTAAAGGATTCTTATGTTATAGTAGCAACTAGACATGTTTATGATACATGGGCAATTATGAAATCAATTTTAGGAGGAGCAAAGGAAATAGCTGTTATTATGAGTATAAAAAGGGCTAAAGTGATTATGCAAAGATTATTACAAGCAGGAATATCTAAGGAACAATTGAAGAAGCTTAGAATTCCTGCTGGTTTAGATATTGGGGCAAAAAGTGAAAAAGAAATTGCGTTAAGCATTGTAGCAGAAATTTTAGCAGTAACTAGAAATGCTACTGGAAGACCTCTCTCTGAGGTAAAAGAATTTTATAAAGTGGTAGAAGATCTAAAATAA
- a CDS encoding TldD/PmbA family protein, with protein sequence MELSQILKRFNDFKYVETRKHSISRTEFYIINGEPAGIENLEISGYSVRAYKENEMYFTSASNPEELSPLSFSAKEWEKGYSSDSRTNGEYSAYEVEKIENLSIQDKLNLLAEISKNLLSLKINSKIISLNAFYSESVEEKEILFEDGTEVKGRVPRIYVSFSVTLKGEKASSTFYEEFGGGGGLELLKLWNLEKTLEEKIRSVDEVLNKGKSPTQGKKDVIMSNLLSGIMAHESVGHPFEADRILGRESAQAGLSYLVGRKIGEKIGSDVVNLVDDPTLENSAGFYLIDDEGIKAREKFLIKNGVINELLQDRFSAYKFGTLSNGSARASRFDREPLVRMSNTFFLPGNYTFDELLEDVKDGVYLKSYMEWNIDDLRIGQRYVGLEAYEIKNGEIGEPLLFPIIEGTTFDFLSSIDAVDNTLKFYYGTCGKGDPDQGIPVWMGGPNMRIRNVSIKVRGNE encoded by the coding sequence ATGGAACTTTCACAAATACTCAAGCGATTTAATGATTTTAAATATGTTGAAACTAGGAAGCATTCTATATCAAGAACGGAGTTTTACATTATAAACGGAGAGCCTGCTGGTATTGAAAATTTAGAGATTTCTGGTTATAGTGTTAGAGCTTATAAAGAGAATGAAATGTACTTCACTTCAGCATCTAATCCAGAGGAACTTTCACCCTTATCATTTTCTGCAAAGGAGTGGGAAAAGGGGTATTCATCAGATTCAAGAACTAATGGAGAATATTCAGCTTACGAAGTGGAAAAAATAGAAAACTTATCGATACAAGATAAGCTAAATTTACTAGCAGAAATCTCTAAAAATCTTCTTTCGCTTAAAATTAACTCTAAAATTATATCCCTTAATGCTTTTTATTCTGAGTCTGTAGAAGAGAAAGAGATATTATTTGAAGATGGAACTGAGGTTAAAGGTAGAGTGCCTAGAATATATGTCTCTTTTTCAGTAACTTTGAAAGGCGAAAAAGCTAGTTCCACTTTTTATGAAGAGTTTGGTGGAGGTGGTGGGTTAGAATTACTTAAGTTATGGAACTTAGAGAAAACTCTTGAAGAAAAGATAAGGTCAGTTGATGAAGTATTAAATAAAGGTAAATCTCCAACCCAAGGCAAAAAAGATGTTATAATGAGTAATTTGCTTTCTGGAATCATGGCCCATGAATCTGTAGGGCATCCTTTTGAGGCAGATAGAATTTTAGGAAGAGAATCTGCACAAGCTGGTTTAAGTTATTTAGTTGGTAGAAAAATTGGAGAAAAAATTGGATCTGATGTTGTAAATTTAGTAGACGATCCTACATTAGAAAACAGTGCAGGGTTTTACTTGATAGATGATGAAGGGATTAAAGCTAGAGAAAAATTCCTTATAAAGAATGGAGTTATAAATGAACTTTTGCAAGACCGTTTTTCAGCTTACAAATTCGGAACTTTAAGTAACGGTTCGGCAAGAGCTTCTAGGTTTGATAGGGAGCCGTTAGTTAGAATGTCAAATACTTTCTTCTTACCTGGAAATTATACATTTGATGAACTTTTGGAAGATGTTAAAGACGGAGTTTACTTAAAATCTTATATGGAATGGAATATTGACGATTTAAGGATTGGACAAAGATATGTAGGTCTAGAGGCGTATGAGATTAAAAATGGTGAAATTGGTGAACCACTTCTTTTCCCAATAATTGAAGGAACAACTTTTGATTTTCTATCCTCAATAGATGCTGTTGACAATACTTTGAAATTCTATTATGGAACTTGTGGTAAAGGTGACCCAGATCAAGGTATTCCAGTTTGGATGGGAGGACCAAATATGAGGATAAGAAATGTATCAATAAAGGTGAGAGGAAATGAATGA
- a CDS encoding arylmalonate decarboxylase: protein MPGGRGRIGLILPANNAGMEYDLWKMAPEGVTVHSTRMRPTRGCEPENVEEFEKELKQTYSLLEEVSDVIIYGRTYGTHKHAHVIKKVIKDVIIPEESAYELLKKLNVKKLWIGTPYVKERTLEEVEWWKEKGFEVVGYDGLGKIRGIDISNTPIFTIYRLVKRHLDEVLKADAVYIACTALSTFEAVQYLHEDLGMPIISENVASMWGALSKLKIKANLPGF, encoded by the coding sequence ATGCCAGGAGGAAGAGGTAGAATAGGCTTAATCCTACCAGCAAATAATGCAGGAATGGAATATGATTTATGGAAAATGGCTCCAGAAGGAGTAACTGTCCACTCAACAAGAATGAGACCAACAAGAGGTTGCGAACCAGAAAACGTTGAGGAATTTGAAAAAGAACTTAAACAAACATATTCATTACTTGAAGAAGTCTCTGACGTTATCATTTACGGAAGGACTTATGGTACTCACAAACATGCTCATGTGATAAAGAAAGTGATTAAAGATGTAATTATACCAGAAGAATCTGCATATGAACTACTTAAAAAACTGAATGTAAAGAAATTATGGATAGGTACTCCTTATGTGAAAGAAAGAACATTAGAAGAGGTTGAATGGTGGAAGGAGAAAGGTTTTGAAGTAGTTGGTTATGATGGATTAGGAAAAATTAGAGGAATAGATATTTCAAATACGCCAATATTTACAATATATAGGTTAGTTAAGAGACATTTAGATGAGGTTCTTAAGGCTGATGCTGTATACATTGCTTGTACAGCACTATCAACATTTGAAGCAGTACAATATCTACATGAAGATTTAGGTATGCCAATAATATCTGAAAATGTAGCATCTATGTGGGGAGCCTTAAGTAAATTGAAAATTAAGGCAAATTTACCAGGATTTTAG
- a CDS encoding ammonium transporter: MIIQKAFPQTNLKLTLILISFSILLILSLHSYAQSSSNITAEIQSLNQSILALENHTADYPSAAVPSWLDTGSNAWMLTAATFVGLQSVPGVALYYAGLSKKKYAVNSALMVFYAFAAVLIVWMIAGYNAGFGYPAAISIGKYGILGYPLPAWLGHYEASQTIYGPSGSPLDIPTSTYIFFQFVFAAITPVLLAGGVLERMNFKAWMIFVPFWSLLVYSPVAYWLFAGGWLNQLGAVDFSGGYVIHVDAGVGALAAALAVGPRLASERKLEAHSLPLVLAGAGLIWLGWDGFNGGDPGGATIDAAIAVLNTNIATAASAITWMLMDMAFFKKPTLVGATSGAITGLVAITPAAGYVNGWEAILIGIASGSIPWISLYKFEPRLKVDDTLGVFSTHGIAGIVGGLLTGVFADPAVTKYIDPGLTGALYGNWYQLGIQALAAAVVFIYDFAITFGLLKLIGLFIPLQAPPDTLAIGDYAMHGEVAYSELLATLPESVVKKEEVTEETTEEEKDPKEKGKKS, encoded by the coding sequence ATGATAATCCAAAAAGCCTTCCCTCAAACGAACCTTAAGTTAACACTAATACTAATTAGTTTTTCCATACTACTAATCTTATCATTGCATTCATATGCACAATCCTCATCAAATATAACTGCAGAAATTCAAAGCTTAAATCAAAGTATACTAGCATTAGAAAATCATACAGCTGATTATCCTTCTGCTGCAGTTCCTAGTTGGTTAGATACAGGAAGCAATGCATGGATGCTTACGGCAGCGACTTTTGTGGGATTACAAAGTGTTCCTGGTGTTGCTCTCTATTATGCTGGACTTTCGAAGAAAAAATACGCAGTAAATTCTGCATTAATGGTATTTTATGCTTTTGCTGCTGTTTTAATAGTTTGGATGATTGCTGGCTATAATGCTGGATTTGGCTATCCCGCTGCAATAAGTATAGGTAAGTATGGTATTTTAGGTTATCCATTGCCTGCTTGGTTAGGACATTATGAGGCTAGTCAAACAATTTACGGTCCATCTGGTTCTCCTTTAGATATACCAACATCTACTTACATATTCTTCCAGTTTGTCTTCGCTGCAATAACCCCAGTATTATTAGCTGGTGGTGTATTGGAAAGAATGAACTTCAAAGCATGGATGATATTTGTTCCGTTCTGGAGCTTATTAGTTTATAGCCCAGTAGCATATTGGTTATTTGCAGGAGGTTGGTTAAATCAATTAGGTGCTGTAGACTTTAGTGGAGGTTATGTAATACATGTGGATGCTGGAGTAGGTGCATTAGCTGCTGCATTAGCTGTAGGACCAAGGTTAGCATCTGAAAGAAAATTAGAAGCTCATAGCTTACCATTAGTCTTAGCCGGTGCAGGTTTAATATGGTTGGGATGGGATGGTTTTAATGGTGGTGACCCTGGAGGTGCTACAATTGATGCAGCAATAGCAGTGTTAAATACTAATATTGCTACTGCTGCAAGTGCAATAACTTGGATGTTAATGGATATGGCCTTCTTCAAGAAACCGACATTAGTTGGTGCTACAAGTGGTGCTATAACTGGGTTAGTAGCTATAACGCCAGCAGCAGGATATGTGAATGGTTGGGAAGCAATATTAATAGGAATAGCTTCTGGGTCTATTCCATGGATATCTCTATATAAGTTCGAACCAAGGTTAAAGGTAGATGATACTCTAGGAGTATTCTCTACCCATGGTATTGCAGGAATAGTTGGTGGGTTATTAACTGGAGTGTTTGCAGATCCAGCAGTCACTAAATATATTGATCCAGGGTTAACTGGTGCTCTATATGGTAACTGGTATCAGTTAGGAATTCAAGCATTAGCAGCGGCTGTAGTATTTATATACGATTTTGCAATAACTTTTGGTTTGCTAAAATTAATTGGCCTATTCATACCATTACAAGCACCTCCAGATACATTAGCAATTGGTGACTATGCAATGCACGGTGAAGTGGCTTATTCTGAATTATTAGCAACTTTACCAGAATCTGTAGTAAAGAAGGAAGAAGTTACTGAAGAAACGACAGAAGAAGAAAAAGATCCTAAAGAGAAAGGTAAAAAGAGCTAA
- a CDS encoding AbrB/MazE/SpoVT family DNA-binding domain-containing protein, with the protein MKTEIKVGKKLTIRIPKGIAEELNIHEGDRLLLIAKEDKIILKVIRDPIWLAINGKKFAKISLDEIEKISEEEQKEYESTN; encoded by the coding sequence GTGAAGACTGAAATAAAAGTAGGGAAAAAATTAACAATAAGGATTCCTAAAGGAATTGCTGAAGAGTTAAACATTCATGAAGGAGATAGATTGCTGTTAATTGCAAAAGAGGATAAAATTATCCTTAAAGTAATAAGAGATCCAATTTGGCTAGCTATTAATGGTAAAAAGTTTGCTAAGATTTCACTTGATGAAATAGAGAAAATAAGTGAGGAGGAACAAAAAGAGTATGAAAGTACTAATTGA
- a CDS encoding MBL fold metallo-hydrolase, producing MEQVKKLKITVLSDNFTSTIIPPLIGEWGFSAYIEADDTRILYDVGNSGLPVLHNSKLLGIDLSKVDYIVLSHGHSDHTGGLGNKELLDILKGKTIIAHPSIFEKKFLNWGGKLQYIGLPLTREEIERNFNLILTRKPLEFAKGIIFSGEVKRYGYPEYNSGLFKSEEEGIESDHLYDDAALFINSVKGLVILTGCGHSNVLNIINHAKEITGVNKIYAVLGGFHLLSSEAQHVNDVINKLSSEAVKIGPAHCSGNLAKSLVSKDRFIDFGVGKSLEVVE from the coding sequence ATGGAACAAGTTAAAAAGCTTAAAATAACTGTCCTAAGTGATAACTTCACTAGTACAATAATACCACCATTAATTGGAGAGTGGGGTTTTTCTGCATATATAGAGGCTGACGATACGAGGATTTTATATGATGTAGGAAATTCAGGTTTGCCAGTCCTTCATAATTCTAAACTTTTAGGGATAGATTTATCTAAAGTTGATTACATAGTTTTAAGTCATGGCCACTCAGATCATACTGGAGGTCTAGGAAATAAAGAACTTTTAGACATTTTAAAAGGAAAAACTATTATAGCCCATCCATCAATATTTGAGAAGAAATTCCTTAATTGGGGCGGAAAGTTACAATATATTGGTTTACCTTTAACTAGAGAAGAAATAGAGAGAAACTTTAATCTTATACTTACAAGGAAACCATTAGAATTTGCGAAAGGCATAATTTTTAGTGGTGAGGTAAAAAGATATGGTTACCCGGAATATAATTCTGGATTATTTAAGTCTGAAGAAGAGGGTATTGAATCAGACCACCTTTATGATGATGCAGCACTTTTTATAAATTCAGTAAAAGGTTTAGTTATTCTAACTGGTTGTGGACATTCAAACGTTTTAAATATAATAAACCATGCTAAAGAGATTACTGGAGTAAATAAGATATATGCTGTATTAGGTGGATTTCATTTGCTTTCTTCCGAAGCTCAGCACGTTAATGATGTTATTAATAAGCTTTCTTCTGAGGCTGTTAAAATTGGGCCTGCTCATTGTAGTGGAAACTTGGCTAAAAGTCTTGTTAGTAAAGATAGATTTATTGATTTCGGAGTCGGAAAGAGCCTCGAAGTAGTCGAATGA
- a CDS encoding winged helix-turn-helix domain-containing protein — protein sequence MTEAQVGRKKRTRYEIIHDILSQCENGAKKTWLMYKANLSYELTNNYINKLVEKELIVQKDGLYYLTDKGRKLLDLLKDYKEKKSGLDKVVAQIKEIYGED from the coding sequence ATGACAGAAGCCCAAGTTGGAAGAAAAAAGAGGACAAGGTATGAAATAATACATGATATACTATCTCAATGCGAGAATGGTGCAAAGAAAACTTGGTTAATGTATAAGGCAAATTTAAGCTATGAACTAACAAACAACTACATTAACAAGTTAGTAGAGAAAGAGCTAATAGTACAAAAAGATGGTCTATATTATTTAACTGATAAAGGAAGAAAACTACTCGATTTGTTGAAGGACTATAAGGAGAAGAAATCTGGATTAGACAAAGTAGTAGCTCAGATAAAGGAAATATACGGAGAAGACTAA